One genomic segment of Hymenobacter psoromatis includes these proteins:
- a CDS encoding type II toxin-antitoxin system Phd/YefM family antitoxin, whose amino-acid sequence MQSTSFTPMQPDLGAIWEQVARTGTAAEVVWPGRETMALLPAAELSAMQETLHLFSSRANTRALLDAMDAAERGEGVVFASVAELRQQLGLTADE is encoded by the coding sequence ATGCAATCCACCTCTTTCACCCCCATGCAGCCCGACCTGGGGGCCATTTGGGAACAAGTAGCCCGCACCGGCACGGCGGCCGAAGTGGTCTGGCCCGGCCGCGAAACGATGGCCTTGCTGCCGGCGGCCGAGCTAAGCGCTATGCAAGAGACGCTGCACCTATTCAGCTCCCGCGCCAATACCCGCGCCCTGCTCGATGCAATGGATGCCGCCGAGCGCGGCGAGGGCGTGGTCTTCGCCTCGGTGGCGGAGTTGCGGCAACAGCTGGGCCTGACCGCCGATGAGTAA
- a CDS encoding Txe/YoeB family addiction module toxin has protein sequence MLLPACLNDLAHWVATDRATALKVLTLIELASRDPLGGIGKPELLKHLGSGYMSRRILQEHRLVYRVVGERIQFLSARFHYDQRK, from the coding sequence GTGCTCCTACCCGCTTGCCTGAACGACCTCGCCCATTGGGTAGCTACCGACCGGGCGACGGCGCTAAAAGTGCTGACGCTGATAGAGCTGGCCAGCCGCGACCCGCTAGGCGGAATTGGCAAGCCAGAACTGCTAAAGCATTTGGGCAGCGGTTACATGTCGCGGCGCATCTTGCAGGAGCACCGGCTCGTGTACCGCGTGGTGGGCGAAAGAATTCAATTTTTGTCGGCCCGCTTTCACTACGACCAGCGGAAGTAA